The Mycobacterium paragordonae genome includes a region encoding these proteins:
- a CDS encoding PucR family transcriptional regulator codes for MSDNNLAQQLGRPRSPLELLDTVPDSLLRRLKQYSGRLATEAVSAMQERLPFFADLEASQRASVALVVQTAVVHFVEWMQDPHSDVSYTAQAFELVPQDLTRRIALRHTVDMVRVTMEFFEEVVPLLARTEEQLTALTVGILKYSRDLAFTAATAYADAAEARGTWDSRMEASVVDAIVRGDTGPELLSRAAALNWDTTAPATVIVGTPAPGRADGEAGSERASQDVRDIATRHGRAALTDVHGTWLVAIVSGQLSLTDKFLKDILVAFADEPVVIGPTAPMLTAAYHSASEAISGMNAVAGWRGAPRPVLARELLPERALMGDASAIVALHTDVMRPLADAGPTLVETLDAFLDSGGAIEACARKLFVHPNTVRYRLKRITDFTGRDPTQPRDAYVLRVAATVGQLNYPTQSPSAANIAVPQLPSPVRGGSGAGSGR; via the coding sequence GTGAGCGACAACAACTTGGCGCAGCAACTCGGGCGTCCCCGGTCGCCGCTGGAGCTGCTGGACACCGTCCCGGACTCCCTGCTGCGCAGGTTGAAGCAATACTCGGGCCGGTTGGCCACCGAAGCGGTGTCGGCCATGCAGGAGCGGCTGCCATTCTTCGCCGACCTGGAAGCCTCCCAGCGCGCCAGCGTGGCCCTGGTGGTCCAGACCGCCGTGGTCCACTTCGTGGAGTGGATGCAGGACCCGCACAGCGACGTCAGCTACACCGCCCAGGCCTTTGAACTGGTCCCTCAGGACCTGACGCGGCGCATCGCGCTGCGCCACACCGTGGACATGGTGCGGGTCACCATGGAGTTCTTCGAGGAAGTGGTGCCGCTGCTGGCCCGCACCGAGGAGCAGTTGACCGCGCTCACGGTCGGCATCCTGAAGTACAGCCGCGACCTGGCCTTCACCGCCGCCACCGCCTACGCCGATGCCGCCGAGGCCCGCGGCACCTGGGACAGCCGGATGGAGGCCAGCGTCGTCGACGCGATCGTGCGTGGGGACACCGGCCCGGAACTGCTCTCCCGGGCGGCAGCACTCAACTGGGACACCACGGCGCCGGCCACCGTCATCGTCGGCACCCCGGCGCCCGGACGCGCCGACGGCGAGGCCGGCAGTGAGCGCGCCAGCCAGGATGTCCGCGATATCGCCACCCGACACGGCCGGGCGGCCCTGACCGACGTGCACGGCACCTGGCTGGTCGCCATCGTCTCCGGTCAGCTGTCGCTCACCGACAAGTTCCTCAAGGACATATTGGTCGCCTTCGCCGACGAACCGGTGGTGATCGGGCCGACGGCGCCCATGCTGACCGCGGCCTACCACAGCGCCAGTGAGGCCATCTCCGGGATGAACGCGGTCGCCGGGTGGCGCGGGGCCCCCCGGCCGGTGCTGGCCCGGGAACTGCTGCCGGAACGGGCCCTGATGGGCGACGCGTCGGCGATCGTGGCGCTGCACACCGACGTCATGCGGCCACTGGCCGACGCCGGCCCCACCCTCGTCGAAACCCTGGACGCTTTCTTAGATTCGGGCGGCGCTATTGAGGCTTGTGCCAGGAAGTTGTTCGTTCATCCAAACACCGTGCGCTACCGGCTCAAGCGGATCACCGACTTCACCGGGCGTGATCCCACCCAACCGCGAGATGCGTACGTCCTGCGGGTGGCGGCGACGGTGGGCCAGCTCAACTACCCGACGCAGAGTCCCAGCGCCGCCAACATCGCCGTGCCACAGCTTCCGTCGCCGGTCAGAGGGGGTTCCGGCGCCGGATCCGGCCGATAG
- a CDS encoding ACP S-malonyltransferase, whose protein sequence is MIALLAPGQGSQTEGMLSPWLELPGAADQISAWSTASGLDLARLGTTASTEEITDTAIAQPLIVAATLLAHQELTRRGLLAGQDFIVAGHSVGEIAAYAIAGVLAADDAVMLAATRGAEMAKACAAEPTGMSAVLGGDEAEVLTRLEQLDLVPANRNAAGQIVAAGRLTALEKLAEDPPAKARVRALGVAGAFHTEFMAPALEGYAAAAAGIATAEPTTTLLSNYDGKPVTSAAAAMQTLVSQLTRPVRWDLCTATMREHNLTAIVEFPPAGTLTGIAKRELRGVPTRAVKSPADLDELANL, encoded by the coding sequence GTGATCGCTTTGCTTGCGCCCGGACAGGGCTCCCAGACTGAGGGAATGCTGTCGCCATGGCTGGAACTGCCAGGCGCAGCGGACCAGATTTCGGCATGGTCGACGGCCAGCGGCCTGGACCTGGCCCGGCTCGGCACCACGGCATCGACCGAGGAGATCACCGACACCGCCATCGCCCAGCCCCTGATCGTTGCGGCCACCCTGCTGGCCCACCAGGAGCTGACCCGGCGCGGGCTGCTGGCTGGTCAGGACTTCATCGTCGCGGGCCACTCCGTCGGTGAGATCGCGGCCTACGCGATCGCCGGAGTGCTGGCCGCCGATGACGCCGTCATGCTGGCCGCCACCCGCGGCGCCGAGATGGCCAAGGCGTGTGCCGCCGAGCCCACCGGAATGTCGGCCGTGCTCGGTGGAGACGAAGCAGAGGTGCTGACCCGCCTCGAGCAGCTCGACCTCGTTCCCGCGAACCGCAACGCCGCCGGCCAGATCGTCGCCGCCGGCCGGCTGACCGCGCTGGAGAAGCTTGCCGAGGACCCGCCGGCGAAGGCCCGGGTCCGCGCGCTGGGTGTGGCCGGAGCGTTCCACACCGAGTTCATGGCGCCGGCCCTCGAGGGCTACGCCGCAGCGGCTGCCGGCATCGCGACCGCCGAGCCGACCACCACGCTTCTCTCGAACTACGACGGGAAGCCGGTCACCTCTGCCGCCGCGGCGATGCAGACCCTGGTTTCTCAGCTGACCCGGCCGGTGCGCTGGGATCTGTGCACTGCCACCATGCGTGAGCACAATCTGACGGCGATCGTGGAGTTCCCGCCCGCGGGCACTCTCACCGGCATCGCCAAACGTGAACTTCGGGGGGTTCCGACGCGAGCCGTCAAGTCACCCGCAGATCTGGACGAGTTGGCGAATCTCTAA
- the acpM gene encoding meromycolate extension acyl carrier protein AcpM, which translates to MAVSQEEIIAGIAEIIEEVTGIEPSEVTPEKSFVDDLDIDSLSMVEIAVQTEDKYGVKIPDEDLAGLRTVGDVVAYIQKLEEENPEAAEALRSKLVSENPEAAANVQARLENK; encoded by the coding sequence GTGGCCGTCAGTCAGGAAGAAATCATCGCCGGTATCGCCGAGATCATCGAAGAGGTCACCGGTATCGAGCCGTCGGAGGTCACCCCGGAGAAGTCGTTCGTCGACGACCTGGACATCGACTCGCTGTCGATGGTGGAGATCGCCGTGCAGACCGAGGACAAGTACGGCGTGAAGATCCCGGACGAGGACCTCGCCGGCCTGCGTACCGTCGGTGACGTCGTCGCCTACATCCAGAAGCTCGAGGAAGAGAACCCCGAGGCCGCCGAGGCGCTGCGTTCCAAGCTCGTTTCGGAGAACCCCGAGGCCGCTGCCAACGTGCAGGCGAGGCTGGAAAACAAGTGA
- the kasA gene encoding 3-oxoacyl-ACP synthase KasA → MTKPSTANGGYPSVVVTAVAATTCLAPDIESTWKGLLAGESGIHVLEDEFVSKWDLPAKIGGHLKEPVDIHMGRLDMRRMSYVQRLAKWLSGQLWESAGSPEVDPDRFSVVVGTGLGGAERIVESYDLMNEGGPRKVSPLAVQMIMPNGAAAVVGLQLGARAGVITPVSACSSGSEAIAHAWRQIVMGDADFAVCGGVEGPIEALPIAAFSMMRAMSTRNDEPERASRPFDKDRDGFVFGEAGAMMIIETEEHAKARGAKPLARLMGAGITSDAFHMVAPAADGTRAGGAMRRAMEMAGLSPSDIDHVNAHGTATPIGDTAEANAIRVAGCENAAVYAPKSALGHSIGAVGALESALTVLTLRDGVIPPTLNYETPDPEIDLDVVAGEPRYGEYRYAINNSFGFGGHNVALAFGRY, encoded by the coding sequence GTGACCAAGCCTTCCACTGCTAATGGCGGTTACCCCAGCGTTGTGGTAACCGCCGTCGCGGCGACGACATGCCTCGCGCCGGACATCGAGAGCACGTGGAAGGGCTTGTTGGCCGGCGAAAGCGGCATCCACGTTCTCGAAGACGAATTCGTCTCCAAATGGGACCTGCCGGCCAAGATCGGCGGTCACCTCAAGGAACCGGTCGACATCCACATGGGCCGACTGGACATGCGACGCATGTCGTATGTCCAGCGGCTGGCCAAGTGGTTGAGCGGCCAGTTGTGGGAGTCCGCCGGAAGCCCTGAGGTCGATCCGGACCGCTTCAGCGTTGTGGTGGGTACCGGTCTCGGCGGTGCCGAGCGGATCGTCGAGAGCTATGACCTGATGAACGAGGGCGGCCCCCGCAAGGTGTCGCCGCTCGCCGTTCAGATGATCATGCCCAACGGCGCCGCGGCGGTGGTGGGCCTGCAGCTCGGTGCCCGCGCCGGTGTCATCACGCCGGTGTCGGCCTGTTCGTCGGGCTCGGAGGCCATCGCCCACGCATGGCGCCAGATCGTCATGGGCGACGCGGACTTCGCGGTCTGCGGCGGCGTCGAAGGACCGATCGAGGCGCTGCCTATCGCCGCGTTCTCGATGATGCGGGCCATGTCTACGCGCAACGACGAGCCCGAGCGGGCGTCGCGGCCGTTCGACAAGGACCGGGACGGATTCGTGTTCGGCGAGGCCGGCGCGATGATGATCATCGAGACCGAGGAACACGCCAAGGCACGTGGCGCCAAGCCGCTGGCCCGCCTGATGGGCGCCGGCATCACCTCGGACGCCTTCCACATGGTCGCTCCTGCTGCCGACGGCACGCGTGCCGGCGGAGCAATGCGACGGGCGATGGAGATGGCGGGCTTGTCCCCCAGCGACATCGACCATGTCAATGCACACGGCACTGCGACACCGATCGGTGACACTGCCGAGGCCAACGCGATCCGGGTCGCCGGATGCGAAAACGCCGCCGTCTACGCGCCGAAATCGGCGCTCGGGCATTCGATCGGCGCCGTCGGCGCGCTCGAATCGGCGCTCACGGTGCTGACCCTTCGGGACGGAGTCATACCACCGACGTTGAACTATGAGACCCCGGACCCAGAGATCGATCTTGATGTGGTCGCAGGCGAGCCTCGCTACGGCGAGTACCGCTACGCGATCAACAACTCGTTCGGGTTCGGCGGCCACAATGTGGCGCTCGCCTTCGGGCGCTACTGA
- the kasB gene encoding 3-oxoacyl-ACP synthase KasB: MTELVTGKAFPNIVVTGIAMTTALATDAENTWKCLLDGQSGIRVLEDDFVEEFDLPVKIGGHLLEEFDSQLTRIELRRTGYLQRMSTILGRRVWENAGSPEVDTNRLMVSIGTGLGSAEELVFGYDEMRVRGFRAISPLTVQKYMPNGAAAAVGLERHAKAGVMTPISACASGAEGIARAWQQVALGEADIAICGGVETKIEAVPIAGFANMRIVMSTNNEDPQGACRPFDKDRDGFVFGEAAALMVIETEEHAKARGANILARIMGASITSDGFHMVAPDPNGIRAGHAITRAIQLAGLQPSDISHVNAHATGTQVGDVAEGRAINNALGSNHPAVFAPKGALGHSVGAVGAVESILTVLALRDQVIPPTLNLVNLDPEIDLDVVAGKPRSGNYEYAINNSFGFGGHNVAIAFGRY, translated from the coding sequence ATGACAGAGCTGGTTACCGGGAAAGCATTCCCGAATATTGTCGTTACCGGCATTGCCATGACCACTGCACTGGCAACCGACGCCGAGAACACATGGAAGTGTCTGCTCGACGGCCAAAGTGGGATCCGGGTCCTCGAGGACGACTTCGTCGAGGAGTTCGACCTGCCGGTGAAGATCGGCGGGCACCTGCTGGAGGAGTTCGATAGCCAACTCACGCGAATCGAGCTGCGCCGCACGGGTTACCTGCAGCGGATGTCCACCATCCTGGGGCGGCGGGTTTGGGAGAACGCCGGCTCGCCGGAGGTCGACACCAACCGGTTGATGGTCTCCATCGGCACCGGGTTGGGTTCGGCCGAGGAGCTCGTCTTCGGGTACGACGAGATGCGGGTGCGCGGGTTCCGCGCGATCTCCCCGCTGACCGTGCAGAAGTACATGCCCAACGGCGCGGCCGCGGCGGTGGGCCTGGAGCGGCACGCCAAAGCCGGTGTGATGACGCCGATCTCGGCCTGCGCGTCCGGGGCCGAGGGCATCGCCCGCGCCTGGCAGCAGGTTGCCCTCGGCGAGGCCGACATCGCGATCTGCGGTGGCGTGGAGACCAAGATCGAAGCGGTGCCGATCGCCGGGTTCGCCAACATGCGAATCGTGATGTCCACCAACAACGAAGACCCGCAAGGTGCCTGTCGCCCGTTCGACAAGGACCGCGACGGCTTCGTGTTCGGTGAGGCCGCAGCGTTGATGGTGATCGAGACCGAGGAGCACGCGAAGGCCCGCGGCGCCAACATCCTGGCCCGCATCATGGGCGCCAGCATCACCTCGGACGGGTTCCACATGGTGGCGCCCGACCCCAACGGGATCCGGGCCGGGCACGCGATCACGCGGGCGATCCAGCTCGCCGGTCTGCAACCGAGCGACATCAGCCACGTCAACGCTCACGCCACTGGCACTCAGGTCGGCGACGTGGCCGAAGGCCGGGCAATCAACAACGCGCTCGGCAGCAACCACCCGGCGGTGTTCGCACCGAAGGGCGCGCTCGGCCACTCGGTGGGTGCGGTCGGAGCGGTCGAGTCGATCCTGACCGTTCTCGCTTTGCGGGATCAGGTCATCCCGCCGACACTGAACCTGGTCAACCTCGACCCGGAGATCGACCTCGACGTGGTGGCCGGCAAGCCTCGATCCGGCAATTACGAGTACGCGATCAACAACTCATTCGGCTTCGGCGGTCACAACGTGGCGATCGCTTTCGGGCGTTACTAG
- a CDS encoding acyl-CoA carboxylase subunit beta, producing the protein MTIMAPEAVGESLDPRDPLLRLSNFLDDGSLELLHERDRSGVLAAAGTVNGVRTVAFCTDGTVMGGAMGVEGCAHIVNAYDTAIEEQCPIVGIWHSGGARLAEGVKALHAVGLTFEAMIRASGYIPQISVVVGFAAGGAAYGPALTDVIVMAPESRVFVTGPDVVRSVTGEDVDMASLGGPETHHKKSGVCHIVADDELDAYERGRRLVGLFCQQGHFDRSKAEAGDTDIRALLPESSRRAYDVHPIVTAVLDSDAPFEEFQAKWAPSMVVGLGRLSGRTVGVLANNPLRLGGCLNSESAEKAARFVRLCDAFGIPLVVIVDVPGYLPGVDQEWGGVVRRGAKLLHAFGEATVPRVTLVTRKIYGGAYIAMNSRSLNATKVFAWPDAEVAVMGAKAAVGILHKRKLAAAPDHEREALHDELAAEHERIAGGVDSAIDIGVVDEKIDPSHTRSKLSEALAQAPARRGRHKNIPL; encoded by the coding sequence ATGACAATCATGGCCCCTGAGGCGGTTGGCGAATCGCTCGACCCCCGCGATCCGCTGTTGCGTCTGAGCAACTTCCTCGACGACGGCAGCCTCGAGCTGCTGCACGAGCGGGACCGCTCGGGCGTGCTGGCCGCGGCGGGCACCGTCAACGGCGTACGCACGGTTGCCTTCTGCACCGACGGCACCGTGATGGGTGGCGCCATGGGCGTCGAGGGTTGCGCGCACATCGTCAACGCCTACGACACCGCCATCGAGGAGCAGTGCCCGATCGTGGGCATCTGGCACTCGGGTGGTGCGCGACTGGCCGAAGGTGTCAAGGCGCTGCACGCCGTCGGACTCACCTTCGAGGCCATGATCCGGGCGTCCGGCTACATCCCGCAGATCTCGGTGGTCGTCGGCTTCGCCGCCGGCGGCGCCGCCTACGGGCCGGCCCTGACCGACGTCATCGTGATGGCACCGGAAAGCCGGGTCTTCGTCACCGGGCCCGACGTGGTCCGCAGCGTCACCGGCGAAGACGTCGACATGGCTTCCCTGGGCGGGCCCGAAACCCACCACAAGAAGTCCGGGGTGTGCCACATCGTCGCCGACGACGAGCTGGACGCCTACGAGCGCGGTCGCCGGCTGGTCGGATTGTTCTGCCAGCAAGGGCATTTCGACCGCAGCAAGGCTGAGGCCGGCGACACCGACATCCGGGCGCTGCTGCCGGAGTCGTCGCGACGGGCCTACGACGTGCACCCGATCGTCACCGCGGTGCTCGACTCCGATGCGCCTTTCGAGGAATTCCAGGCCAAGTGGGCGCCGTCGATGGTGGTCGGGCTGGGCCGATTGTCGGGCCGTACCGTCGGTGTGCTGGCCAACAACCCGCTGCGGCTGGGCGGCTGCCTGAACTCCGAAAGCGCCGAAAAGGCAGCGCGTTTCGTGCGCCTGTGCGACGCGTTCGGCATTCCGCTGGTCGTCATCGTCGACGTGCCGGGCTACCTGCCCGGTGTCGACCAGGAGTGGGGCGGCGTGGTGCGACGCGGCGCCAAGCTGCTGCACGCCTTCGGTGAGGCCACGGTCCCCCGGGTCACCCTGGTGACGCGAAAGATCTACGGCGGGGCCTACATTGCGATGAACTCCCGCTCGCTGAACGCGACGAAGGTGTTCGCCTGGCCGGACGCCGAGGTTGCGGTGATGGGTGCCAAGGCCGCCGTCGGGATTCTGCACAAGCGCAAGCTGGCCGCCGCGCCGGACCACGAGCGTGAGGCGCTGCACGACGAGCTGGCCGCCGAGCACGAGCGCATCGCCGGTGGTGTGGACAGCGCCATCGACATCGGCGTGGTGGACGAGAAGATCGACCCCTCGCACACCCGCAGCAAGCTCAGCGAGGCACTGGCTCAGGCGCCGGCGCGCCGCGGCCGCCACAAGAACATCCCGCTGTAA
- a CDS encoding FAD-dependent monooxygenase: MTGEGPRVLIVGAGVGGLATSALLAQHGVRSLLVDRRRETFVYPKARNLSFRSLEILRGLGLGDEVHAVAARVSTMMVKPALASAEQQPAIDMDAIFAGLDAVSPEPAAQYCPQSESEPMLLRAARSRGSEVRYGTELVSFETDDDGVSAVLADRDSGRSETLRVEYLIAADGVHSPIRTALGVATAGYGALPIFVVFIYFRCAWRRFAPDLTNGDAVQISNPAAPGIFLAVDEDRGMFITTYFPAKGETAQQFTPDKCTELVTAAIGDRADVQIIEVASWQPYERVADQFCCGRVLLVGDCAHTMPPFKAGGANTAIQSAHNLAWKLAAVLQGRAGPALLSSYHSERHPIGRFAAHQSLSGPTLAALELGDERPQLAPDEECSMFELLIGYRYRSTAVLTDDPDPGTLELVQELRGQPGTRVPHVWLRRDGKRVSTLDLLGPRFTVLSADERWRAATDGLDVAMHRIDDREWLDVTGLGETGALLVRPDDFVGWRVEELPNDPAGALRQAVSQILSHG, from the coding sequence GTGACGGGGGAGGGCCCTCGGGTATTGATCGTCGGAGCCGGGGTGGGCGGCCTGGCGACGTCGGCGTTACTCGCACAGCACGGCGTGCGATCGCTGCTGGTCGACCGGCGGCGTGAGACGTTCGTCTACCCCAAGGCACGCAACCTGAGCTTCCGCAGCCTGGAAATCCTGCGGGGGCTGGGCCTCGGCGACGAGGTGCACGCCGTGGCCGCGCGGGTGTCCACCATGATGGTCAAGCCGGCACTGGCCAGCGCGGAACAACAGCCGGCCATCGACATGGACGCGATCTTCGCCGGGCTGGACGCGGTGAGTCCCGAGCCCGCCGCACAATACTGCCCGCAGAGCGAGTCCGAGCCGATGTTGTTGCGGGCGGCGCGGAGTCGCGGCAGCGAGGTCCGCTACGGCACGGAGCTCGTCTCCTTCGAGACGGACGACGACGGTGTCAGCGCCGTCCTCGCCGACCGGGACTCGGGGCGCTCGGAGACCTTGCGGGTTGAGTATCTGATCGCCGCCGACGGGGTGCACAGCCCGATCCGCACTGCGCTCGGGGTCGCCACCGCCGGCTACGGAGCGTTGCCGATCTTCGTGGTGTTCATCTACTTTCGCTGCGCGTGGCGCCGGTTCGCCCCGGATCTCACCAATGGCGATGCGGTGCAGATCAGCAACCCGGCTGCGCCGGGCATCTTCCTCGCGGTCGACGAGGACCGCGGCATGTTCATCACGACCTACTTCCCCGCCAAAGGCGAGACGGCTCAACAGTTCACGCCTGACAAGTGCACCGAATTGGTGACCGCGGCGATCGGTGATCGGGCCGACGTGCAGATCATCGAGGTCGCGTCGTGGCAGCCCTACGAACGGGTCGCCGACCAATTCTGTTGCGGCCGGGTACTTCTGGTCGGTGACTGCGCCCACACGATGCCGCCGTTCAAGGCCGGGGGCGCCAACACCGCGATTCAGAGCGCGCACAATCTGGCCTGGAAGCTGGCCGCGGTTCTGCAGGGACGAGCCGGGCCGGCGCTGCTGTCGAGTTATCACAGCGAACGGCACCCGATCGGCCGGTTCGCCGCCCACCAGTCGCTGAGCGGCCCGACGCTGGCCGCGCTCGAATTGGGTGACGAGCGGCCGCAATTGGCCCCCGACGAAGAATGCTCGATGTTCGAACTACTCATCGGCTACCGCTACCGGTCCACCGCGGTGCTGACCGACGACCCGGACCCCGGGACCCTGGAGCTGGTTCAGGAGTTGCGGGGCCAGCCCGGCACCCGGGTACCGCACGTGTGGCTGCGGCGCGACGGGAAGCGAGTGTCCACGCTCGATCTGCTGGGTCCCCGATTCACCGTGCTGTCGGCGGACGAGCGGTGGCGGGCGGCGACGGACGGCCTGGATGTCGCTATGCACCGGATAGACGACCGAGAGTGGTTGGATGTCACCGGATTAGGCGAAACAGGGGCCCTGTTGGTACGACCCGACGATTTCGTGGGATGGCGGGTCGAGGAATTGCCGAACGACCCGGCAGGTGCACTGCGACAGGCGGTCTCGCAGATCCTCAGCCACGGGTGA
- a CDS encoding glycerol-3-phosphate dehydrogenase/oxidase, with amino-acid sequence MDNLSALNAARRTADLTALADGAEVDVVVIGGGITGVGIALDAASRGLRTVLVEKHDLAFGTSRWSSKLVHGGLRYLATGNIGIARRSAIERGILMARNAPHLVHAMPQLVPLLPAMNHFNRAMVRVGFLAGDALRVLAGTSSSTLPRSRRISAQRVVELAPTVQRDGLAGGLLNYDGQLIDDARLVTAVARTAAQHGARILTYVAASEATATSVRLTDQRTAESFVVQAGAVINAAGVWGGDIDPALKLRPSRGTHLVFDAAAFGNPTAALTIPIPGELNRFVFAMPEQLGRIYLGLTDEDAPGPIPDVPEPSSAEIAFLLDTVNTALGTTVSSSDVIGSYAGLRPLIDTGAGRTADVSRDHAIFESPTGVISVVGGKLTEYRYMAEDVLNRAVKVRQLRAGECRTRNLPLIGADANPGPAAGPGNVPASMAARYGAEAANVVAVATCERPTEPVADGIDVTRAEFEYAVTHEGALDVGDIVDRRTRIGLVPRDREKVVAVAEEFLAGVG; translated from the coding sequence ATGGATAACCTGAGCGCTCTCAACGCTGCCCGTCGTACCGCGGACCTCACCGCCCTGGCCGATGGCGCCGAGGTGGACGTCGTCGTGATCGGTGGCGGCATCACCGGCGTCGGCATCGCCCTGGACGCCGCGTCCCGGGGCCTGCGCACGGTGCTGGTGGAAAAGCACGACCTGGCGTTCGGCACCAGCCGCTGGAGTTCGAAACTGGTGCACGGCGGGCTGCGCTACCTGGCCACCGGCAACATCGGCATCGCCCGGCGCAGCGCCATCGAGCGCGGAATCCTGATGGCGCGCAACGCCCCTCACCTGGTTCATGCGATGCCGCAACTTGTTCCGCTGCTGCCGGCGATGAACCACTTCAACCGCGCCATGGTGCGCGTCGGCTTCCTGGCCGGCGACGCGCTGCGGGTGCTGGCGGGAACGTCGTCGTCGACGCTGCCCCGGTCGCGGCGTATCTCCGCGCAGCGGGTGGTGGAGTTGGCGCCGACCGTCCAACGCGACGGCCTGGCGGGCGGGCTGCTCAACTACGACGGCCAGCTGATCGACGACGCCCGGCTGGTGACGGCGGTGGCGCGCACCGCGGCCCAGCACGGCGCGCGGATCCTGACCTATGTGGCCGCCTCGGAAGCCACTGCCACCTCGGTGCGGCTGACCGACCAACGGACCGCGGAGTCGTTCGTTGTGCAGGCCGGCGCGGTGATCAATGCGGCGGGCGTGTGGGGTGGTGACATCGACCCGGCCTTGAAGTTACGGCCAAGCCGCGGAACACATTTGGTGTTCGACGCGGCGGCGTTCGGCAATCCCACTGCGGCCCTGACGATTCCGATCCCTGGAGAGCTGAACAGGTTCGTGTTCGCCATGCCCGAGCAGCTCGGCCGGATCTACCTCGGGCTGACCGACGAAGATGCGCCCGGTCCCATTCCGGATGTGCCGGAACCTTCGTCGGCGGAGATCGCGTTCCTACTGGACACGGTCAACACCGCGTTGGGCACCACCGTTTCGTCATCGGACGTGATCGGGTCTTACGCCGGACTGCGGCCGCTGATCGACACCGGTGCGGGCCGGACCGCCGACGTATCCCGCGATCACGCGATCTTCGAGTCGCCGACCGGGGTGATCAGCGTGGTGGGCGGCAAGCTCACCGAATACCGTTACATGGCAGAGGATGTGCTCAACCGGGCGGTCAAGGTCCGGCAGCTGCGCGCCGGGGAATGCCGGACCCGTAACCTGCCGCTGATCGGGGCGGACGCCAATCCGGGGCCCGCGGCGGGCCCGGGTAACGTGCCGGCCTCCATGGCGGCGCGGTACGGGGCCGAGGCAGCCAACGTGGTCGCGGTGGCCACCTGTGAGCGGCCCACCGAGCCGGTCGCCGACGGTATCGACGTGACCAGGGCGGAGTTCGAGTACGCGGTGACCCACGAGGGTGCACTCGATGTAGGTGACATCGTCGACCGGCGTACCCGTATCGGGCTGGTACCGCGGGATCGCGAGAAGGTGGTCGCGGTAGCTGAGGAGTTCCTGGCAGGTGTGGGCTGA
- a CDS encoding TetR/AcrR family transcriptional regulator gives MVSMSNDPNVDTGDRILAAAASCVVDFGADRVTLAEIARRAGVSRPTVYRRWPDTQSIMSTLLTDHITNVMGEVPFEGNDREALVKQVVAVADRLRRDELIMSVMHSELARVYITERLGVSQQFLIEGLAQRLAEAQRAGSVRAGDPRQFATMILLIAQSTIQSADIVKPILDDEALATQLSYTLNGYLS, from the coding sequence ATGGTGTCAATGAGTAATGACCCAAATGTGGATACCGGGGACCGGATATTAGCTGCGGCCGCAAGCTGCGTGGTCGATTTCGGCGCCGACCGGGTGACGCTCGCCGAGATCGCCCGGCGTGCGGGGGTGAGCCGCCCGACGGTCTACCGCCGCTGGCCGGACACGCAGTCGATCATGTCGACGCTGCTGACCGACCACATCACCAACGTGATGGGCGAGGTGCCGTTCGAAGGCAACGACCGGGAGGCGTTGGTCAAGCAGGTGGTGGCGGTCGCCGACCGGTTGCGCCGCGACGAGCTGATCATGTCGGTGATGCACTCCGAGCTGGCCCGGGTCTACATCACCGAGCGTCTCGGGGTGAGTCAGCAGTTCCTGATCGAGGGGCTGGCGCAGCGGCTTGCCGAGGCCCAGCGCGCCGGCAGCGTCCGGGCCGGTGACCCCCGTCAGTTCGCGACCATGATCCTGCTGATCGCGCAGTCGACCATCCAATCCGCCGACATCGTCAAACCGATCCTCGACGACGAGGCCCTGGCCACCCAACTCTCCTACACACTGAACGGATACCTGTCCTGA